From a single Stomoxys calcitrans chromosome 4, idStoCalc2.1, whole genome shotgun sequence genomic region:
- the LOC131997032 gene encoding uncharacterized protein LOC131997032: MSNDSLDDSTTGGENRKIYIEKIDLIQQTESLVQAKMEDLEDRWKKLNSSYESIMLSSDPSVTKEVRDKAKINFNVCSEAYYGSRSRHFDISKITSSSDPRVEAFRIGITPNDFPIPRGGLEPHSNDSPNVYIKVPPCDTEVFKGGYEEWPSFRDMFTAVYVNHPKLTPAQKLYHLRNKTQGSAGAIVKRYTLCDENFELAWRALKARFENKRVLVDNQLKILFNIPVAAVETSDSVQKIQSTVNDCLATLRTLDVKVEYWDPILIYLISTKLPDKTLSLWEQSLSSHSELPMWSQLDEFLIDRYEIVERLSSIRSTKDGYNQPSPPVNRTQAYHSQEKLDLSCPLCEENHSLRICSKFRGFTEQERIDFVFRNKFCNNCLSTFHRKQKCKSKNKCSVCQKSHHTLLHLKQRSQVESESNRVKDGPVTTEPRRYPNSMAEDTSNPSSSGLLRRAQVQANFASSNGTILLRTAMVQVDHGGQLFTLRALIDPGSQRTFLSEKARNLLQIPYRRALFDIFGIGEQKLSSNKECELVLYSSRYNLRIAINAIVLPKVTQKLPSVSFSITNPEELSELDLADPFFNKSSQIDLILGNDSEKYLNIDGIKKNICGDASAYNTIFGWVLSGPMRTEQIQAFTTNVLPSENTALNETLQKFWELEDIPASPPISEEDQFCEEFYVKTTVRGPDGRYIVRLPFKKEFSNSIHLGSSRFLALGQLTRMENTLSKNPELQFQYNSVLEEYLSMGHMEETSSEEVFSDGKFYSFYLPHHAVVRPEHKSTKETIDLQTQLITTLKSAGFPLKKMTANNSRLLNHLPPEDMYDLNFLRLDETSSTKTLGVMWNALTDSFSYALNPINTTTTLTKRKVLSAVSQLFDPAGWITPVIIRAKILMQQLWLEGLDWDSPISEESHLTWEGLMKDFSHIIDLRIPRWIRYMPSDRVQIHGFADASKAAYCACVYIVVDSGFESCSNLLIAKSRVAPLKTVCLPRLELIGAELLAKLVNYILSVFDFEIAHTFLWTDSSIVLGWLSKPPWSWETFVANRTSRIHSLVPNAQWRHVPTADNPADLGTRGCSPRDLTNSKLWWNGPSWMTATSSSWPEMVPITPPGPPEGLAQTFHIVSEDSEILKRFSSYDRALRVISYIYRFYHRTHPTTRSTANFSSLFEHN; this comes from the exons ATGTCTAACGATTCTTTGGACGATAGTACCACGGGTGGCGAGAATAGAAAGAT TTATATAGAGAAGATAGATTTGATCCAGCAGACCGAGTCATTGGTACAGGCAAAAATGGAGGATCTTGAAGATAGATGGAAGAAGTTGAATTCTTCCTATGAGTCCATAATGCTGTCATCTGATCCGTCTGTTACCAAGGAAGTGAGAGATAAAGCTAAGATCAATTTTAATGTATGCTCTGAAGCATACTATGGGTCTAGATCTCGGCATTTCGATATTTCGAAGATAACATCTTCTTCCGATCCTCGAGTAGAGGCTTTCAGAATAGGCATAACTCCGAATGATTTCCCGATCCCTCGCGGTGGTTTAGAGCCACACTCGAATGATTCACCCAATGTTTACATAAAGGTTCCTCCGTGCGATACGGAGGTTTTCAAAGGGGGATACGAGGAATGGCCATCTTTCCGTGATATGTTCACGGCGGTCTATGTGAACCACCCAAAACTTACTCCGGCACAGAAGTTGTATCACCTGAGGAATAAGACTCAGGGCTCTGCTGGTGCCATAGTCAAACGATACACTTTGTGTGATGAGAATTTTGAATTGGCATGGAGGGCTCTTAAAGCTCGCTTTGAGAATAAGCGAGTGTTGGTTGACAACCAACTTAAGATTTTGTTCAATATCCCAGTGGCAGCGGTAGAGACTAGTGATTCGGTCCAGAAAATACAGTCGACGGTGAATGACTGTCTTGCCACTCTTAGGACACTCGATGTTAAAGTAGAGTATTGGGATcctattttgatttatttgatTTCGACGAAACTTCCGGATAAGACATTATCCTTATGGGAACAGTCCCTAAGCTCTCACAGTGAATTGCCGATGTGGTCCCAATTGGACGAATTCCTCATCGATAGGTATGAAATTGTTGAACGTTTATCCAGTATCCGTTCAACAAAAGATGGCTATAATCAGCCTTCTCCTCCGGTTAATCGTACTCAGGCTTACCATTCTCAGGAAAAACTGGATCTTTCGTGTCCTTTATGTGAGGAGAATCACTCTTTACGCATTTGCTCGAAATTCCGAGGTTTTACAGAACAAGAAAGGATAGACTTCGTGTTTAGAAACAAATTCTGCAATAACTGTCTGTCTACCTTTCATAGGAAACAGAAATGTAAGAGCAAGAACAAATGCTCGGTGTGTCAGAAATCACATCATACCTTGCTCCATTTGAAGCAGAGGTCACAAGTCGAGTCTGAGAGTAATAGGGTTAAAGATGGTCCTGTGACGACGGAACCTCGTCGTTATCCGAATAGTATGGCGGAGGACACATCCAATCCATCATCATCAGGTCTTTTACGCAGGGCTCAGGTACAGGCAAATTTTGCTTCAAGCAATGGAACTATTTTGCTTCGCACCGCTATGGTGCAAGTTGATCATGGAGGACAGCTTTTCACTCTTCGAGCATTGATAGACCCTGGTTCCCAACGCACATTTTTGTCAGAAAAGGCCAGAAATCTGCTTCAAATCCCTTATCGTAGAGCCCTATTTGATATCTTCGGTATAGGGGAACAGAAACTTTCTTCTAATAAGGAATGTGAACTGGTACTTTATTCCTCAAGATACAATCTTCGAATAGCCATTAATGCCATCGTGCTCCCTAAGGTAACCCAGAAATTGCCTTCCGTCTCATTTTCGATCACAAATCCGGAGGAATTAAGTGAACTTGATTTAGCAGATCCTTTTTTCAACAAGTCGTCACAGATAGATCTGATTTTGGGCAATGACTCTGAGAAATATCTCAACATCGATGGAATTAAGAAGAATATATGTGGGGACGCATCTGCCTATAATACTATTTTTGGTTGGGTCCTCAGCGGCCCCATGAGGACGGAACAAATTCAGGCGTTCACGACCAATGTTTTACCCTCTGAGAACACCGCTCTCAATGAAACTCTGCAGAAATTTTGGGAATTGGAAGATATTCCCGCTTCACCCCCAATTTCAGAGGAAGATCAATTCTGCGAGGAATTTTACGTTAAAACCACAGTACGTGGACCCGACGGTCGGTACATTGTACGACTGCCATTTAAAAAAGAGTTTTCAAATTCCATTCATCTCGGATCATCGCGATTCCTCGCCCTCGGGCAGTTAACAAGAATGGAGAATACTCTGTCGAAAAATCCGGAACTACAGTTTCAATACAATTCGGTTTTGGAggaatatttatcaatgggtcataTGGAAGAAACATCTTCCGAAGAGGTTTTCTCTGACGGAAAGTTTTATTCTTTCTACCTCCCCCATCACGCTGTGGTGCGACCTGAACATAAAAGTACGAAA GAGACAATCGATCTCCAAACCCAGTTGATAACTACTCTCAAATCTGCGGGTTTCCCGTTAAAGAAGATGACCGCCAATAATTCTCGACTTTTGAATCATTTGCCTCCCGAAGACATGTATGACCTGAATTTTTTGAGACTGGATGAGACAAGCTCCACAAAGACTCTTGGAGTAATGTGGAACGCTTTGACCGACAGTTTTTCTTACGCGCTGAATCCTATAAACACAACTACAACCCTGACTAAACGAAAGGTGCTGTCGGCCGTCAGTCAGTTATTTGATCCAGCAGGCTGGATAACTCCAGTCATCATACGAGCCAAGATACTAATGCAGCAGTTATGGCTTGAAGGGTTGGATTGGGATTCACCCATAAGCGAGGAGTCACACTTAACCTGGGAGGGTCTCATGAAAGATTTCTCCCATATTATTGACCTAAGAATACCGCGCTGGATTCGATATATGCCATCTGATCGCGTTCAGATCCATGGCTTTGCTGATGCTTCTAAAGCAGCATATTGCGCTTGCGTGTACATAGTGGTTGATTCGGGATTTGAGTCTTGCTCCAACCTACTGATTGCAAAAAGTAGGGTAGCTCCATTGAAGACGGTATGTTTACCACGTTTGGAGCTTATTGGAGCCGAGCTACTAGCCAAGCTGGTGAATTATATTTTATctgtttttgattttgaaatcgCTCACACCTTCTTGTGGACGGATTCGTCGATCGTACTTGGGTGGTTATCAAAACCTCCATGGTCTTGGGAGACATTTGTCGCGAATCGGACTTCAAGGATTCATTCCCTTGTTCCCAATGCCCAATGGCGTCATGTTCCTACTGCCGACAATCCAGCGGATCTTGGTACCCGTGGGTGTAGTCCTCGAGATCTTACGAACTCCAAGCTATGGTGGAACGGACCATCGTGGATGACTGCCACTTCGTCCTCTTGGCCAGAAATGGTTCCCATAACACCCCCGGGACCACCGGAGGGACTTGCACAAACCTTTCACATTGTATCAGAagattctgaaattttgaaaagattttcttCATACGATAGAGCCTTAAGAGTTATTTCATATATTTATCGATTTTATCACCGGACACATCCGACAACTAGATCGACTGCGAATTTCTCCAGT CTCTTTGAGCACAATTAA